From Plectropomus leopardus isolate mb chromosome 17, YSFRI_Pleo_2.0, whole genome shotgun sequence, a single genomic window includes:
- the gps1 gene encoding COP9 signalosome complex subunit 1: protein MPLPVQVFNFQGSVEPMQIDADPQEDQQNAPDTNYIVENPTLDLEQYATSYSGLMRIERLQFIAEHCPQLRVEALKMALTFVQRTFNVDTYEEIHRKLTEATREVQGVPDTVPEGGVVPPPLDSAWAESTRKKALLKLEKLDTDLKNYKGNSIKESIRRGHDDLGDHYLDCGDLSNALKCYSRARDYCTSAKHVINMCLNVIKVSVYLQNWSHVLSYVNKAESTPEIAEQRGERDSQNQAVLTKLKCAAGLAELASRKYKPAAKCFLQASFDHCDCPELLSPSNVAVYGGLCALATFDRQELQRNVISSSSFKLFLELEPQIRDIIFKFYESKYASCLKLLDEMKDNLLLDMYLAPHVKTLYSQIRNRALIQYFSPYVSADMTKMAQAFNTTVAALEDELTQLILEGLINARIDSHSKILYARDVDQRSTTFEKSLHMGKEFQRRAKAMILRAAVLRNQIHVKSPPREGSQGELTPANSQTRMSTNM, encoded by the exons ATGCCTTTGCCCGTACAGGTGTTTAACTTCCAG GGGTCTGTGGAGCCAATGCAGATAGATGCAGACCCCCAGGAGGACCAGCAGAATGCTCCGGATACCAACTACATAGTGGAGAACCCAACACTG GACCTGGAGCAGTATGCGACCAGCTACAGTGGATTAATGCGCATTGAGAGGCTTCAGTTCATCGCTGAGCATTGCCCTCAGCTCCGGGTGGAAGCCCTGAAGATGGCCCTGACATTTGTCCAGAGGACCTTCAATGTCGACACTTATGAAGAGATCCACCGCAAACTCACAGAGGCCACACG gGAGGTGCAGGGTGTGCCGGACACAGTACCTGAAGGTGGGGTTGTTCCTCCGCCCCTGGACTCCGCCTGGGCCGAGTCCACCAGGAAAAAGGCTCTGCTCAAACTGGAGAAACTGGATACTGATCTCAAGAACTACAAAGGAAACTCCATTAAAGAGAGCATCAG GAGGGGCCATGATGACCTGGGGGACCATTACCTGGACTGTGGTGACCTCAGTAATGCCCTCAAGTGCTACTCCCGAGCCAGAGACTACTGCACCAGTGCTAAGCATGTCATTAACATGTGTCTGAATGTCATCAAG GTTAGTGTTTACCTCCAGAACTGGTCCCATGTTCTGAGCTACGTAAACAAAGCAGAATCAACGCCAGAGATAGCAGAG cAAAGAGGAGAGCGAGATAGCCAAAACCAAGCGGTCCTTACCAAGTTAAAGTGTGCTGCAG gTCTTGCAGAGTTGGCCTCTCGAAAATATAAACCAGCTGCCAAGTGTTTCCTGCAGGCTTCTTTTGACCACTGTGACTGTCCAGAG CTCCTGTCCCCCAGTAATGTAGCTGTGTATGGAGGCTTGTGCGCTTTGGCCACATTTGACAGACAGGAGCTCCAGCGGAACGTCATCTCCAGCAG CTCCTTTAAGTTATTTCTAGAGTTGGAACCTCAGATTCGTGACATAATCTTTAAGTTCTACGAGTCCAAGTACGCGTCTTGTCTCAAGCTGCTGGATGAAATGaag GATAACCTCCTGCTGGACATGTACCTGGCCCCACACGTCAAGACACTGTACAGCCAGATCAGGAACAGAGCCCTCATCCAG TATTTCAGCCCCTACGTGTCAGCAGACATGACAAAGATGGCTCAGGCCTTCAACACCACAGTAGCAGCTCTGGAAGACGAGCTCACCCAGCTCATACTGGAGGGGCTCATCAACGCACGCATCGACTCCCATAGCAAG ATCCTGTATGCGAGGGACGTAGATCAGAGGAGCACCACGTTTGAGAAGTCGCTCCATATGGGCAAAGAGTTCCAGAGAAGAGCCAAAGCCATGATCCTCCGAGCTGCTGTGCTGCGCAACCAGATCCACGTCAAG TCTCCTCCCAGAGAGGGCAGCCAGGGTGAACTGACTCCAGCCAACAGCCAGACCAGGATGAGCACCAACATGTGA